In Pseudoduganella albidiflava, a single window of DNA contains:
- a CDS encoding tetratricopeptide repeat protein encodes MKHSIIPVTCLFVALMGGTQISHFRKELAMETMPSEMVEFKVTDPSPECDSWRRHMPKYRDPRAYRIYMEARKLWRSKIGWQLSRGELTIVLNGVRNAAEMGDWGAQALMSKFYLRGLGVLDTNRVLAPAPDKAIAILRSAAALGQPWAIYDLGVAHQYGYGGVRPSETLAWAHFLRAAKLGSPEAQMVLANAYSAVRAFDKEEKMLQCAYRQRHGEAAQAFAMYHSVIAADYLQAIKYFQNGVEYGNHDSAAALRRLYADGFWSYMGEKYKPAFEKLGIKADAERSRRYEEIAAALEINPDLKLTRLNEVLPLPPTKLPPWNGVVDALEVEREGPPIY; translated from the coding sequence ATGAAGCACTCTATTATTCCTGTCACATGCTTATTCGTTGCACTGATGGGCGGGACACAAATTTCCCACTTTCGCAAGGAGCTTGCTATGGAAACTATGCCATCTGAAATGGTGGAATTCAAAGTCACCGATCCCTCACCTGAATGCGATTCATGGAGGCGCCATATGCCGAAATATCGAGATCCGAGGGCATATCGAATATATATGGAGGCCAGAAAACTATGGCGCAGCAAGATTGGGTGGCAGTTGTCTCGTGGCGAATTAACAATTGTGTTGAACGGAGTACGCAATGCTGCTGAAATGGGGGATTGGGGAGCTCAGGCTCTTATGTCCAAGTTCTACTTGCGAGGGCTTGGAGTGCTCGACACCAATCGCGTTCTCGCACCGGCTCCAGACAAGGCGATCGCAATCCTACGGAGCGCCGCAGCGCTGGGCCAACCGTGGGCAATATACGATCTCGGCGTCGCACACCAATATGGTTATGGAGGTGTGCGCCCTTCCGAAACCTTGGCGTGGGCGCATTTCCTGAGAGCTGCCAAGCTAGGGAGTCCCGAAGCACAAATGGTACTGGCAAACGCATATAGCGCGGTTAGAGCGTTCGATAAAGAAGAAAAGATGTTGCAGTGCGCTTATCGACAACGCCACGGCGAGGCTGCTCAGGCGTTTGCAATGTATCATAGCGTTATTGCGGCAGACTATCTGCAAGCAATTAAATATTTTCAGAACGGCGTTGAATATGGAAATCACGATTCGGCAGCGGCTTTGAGAAGATTATACGCCGACGGCTTCTGGTCATATATGGGCGAGAAATACAAGCCTGCATTCGAGAAGTTAGGTATCAAGGCGGATGCTGAGCGTAGTCGTCGGTATGAGGAAATCGCCGCAGCTCTCGAGATTAATCCCGATCTCAAGCTGACTAGGCTAAATGAAGTGCTGCCGCTACCGCCAACAAAACTCCCTCCTTGGAACGGAGTTGTCGACGCGCTGGAGGTGGAAAGGGAGGGGCCGCCAATCTATTAG
- a CDS encoding phospholipase D-like domain-containing protein translates to MKSAMDDNAKLYKQRLSYRRNAAPNQCLAQPWFVRLPKPVYYPRHGCSVEPLICGEEVFKRIAEDLKNAVDSVDIITWGFDPGMILVRKETAQSGQRYGDLLIEIATRKKNPVKVRLLIWHDDFVSQKIMNNTPGYYGPSLPTIGANGGVGYYSEGHQNYSAEWYAKVVNREFENICLHVRHVKSDLLGRSMEGEVPPKNLGFTGTVAVLYAAHHQKMILIDFERPKSAVGYVMGHNSTTEYWDTAEHIFGDIRRERVFDMPQAELLKRAWKEGPSFEGASPGYSPPPHLMRQKERAVQDYIDRHSRIVKPYQDVSCRVRGPVLHDLNHNFCQGWHESEPPGSAFLDLLWFLGPLRLVYKIVRAIRDMSDMQMDPGFIARRNKIGISEFPRQGQEHTVQLVRTQPLHGEKAAKECYANLTRQMTHYIFIQNQYIQYAAWAAHLRTCVHNLREAGYTKPVYVFLVTSTPERAGMDGPTHEVAGGIGQIKTMPRLHQEAVKVAERGGTRPPVSEEEMIESGINVVMSSMWTCSAASGKLLPSDYEEIYIHTKVAIVDDAAFTAGSTNLNLRSMAVDSELNLLSNAAVVAYDLRMKLFQQCAGKAGPGCFGDMSAAYNAWKSLRDDNLAKKNRGENLVSQLMPFYVDRKFSSSLI, encoded by the coding sequence ATGAAATCCGCGATGGATGACAACGCAAAGCTCTACAAACAACGATTGTCGTATCGTAGAAATGCGGCACCGAATCAGTGTTTGGCACAACCTTGGTTTGTTCGCTTGCCCAAGCCGGTTTATTACCCTCGACATGGCTGTTCAGTGGAACCGCTGATTTGTGGGGAGGAAGTTTTCAAGCGCATCGCCGAAGACCTTAAAAATGCGGTCGACAGCGTGGACATCATTACCTGGGGATTCGACCCTGGGATGATTCTGGTACGTAAGGAAACAGCACAATCCGGTCAACGCTACGGGGATCTCCTGATCGAAATTGCGACACGCAAGAAGAATCCAGTGAAGGTTCGCCTGCTCATCTGGCATGACGACTTCGTATCTCAAAAAATAATGAACAATACTCCTGGGTACTATGGCCCTTCGCTGCCGACAATAGGTGCCAATGGTGGCGTTGGCTATTATTCAGAGGGCCACCAAAATTATAGCGCGGAATGGTATGCCAAGGTGGTCAATCGAGAATTCGAGAATATTTGTCTCCATGTGCGGCACGTTAAATCCGATCTCCTCGGACGTTCAATGGAGGGAGAAGTGCCGCCCAAGAATCTGGGGTTTACTGGGACGGTCGCTGTCTTATATGCCGCACACCATCAGAAAATGATTCTGATTGATTTTGAGCGCCCTAAGTCCGCGGTAGGGTACGTGATGGGCCATAATTCAACGACCGAATACTGGGATACCGCGGAGCACATATTCGGCGATATACGGCGGGAACGTGTGTTCGATATGCCCCAAGCTGAATTATTGAAGCGCGCGTGGAAAGAAGGTCCTTCATTTGAGGGAGCATCGCCTGGCTACTCACCGCCACCGCATCTTATGCGACAGAAAGAACGCGCCGTGCAGGATTACATCGACAGACACTCGCGCATAGTAAAGCCATATCAGGACGTATCGTGCAGGGTACGCGGCCCCGTTTTGCACGACCTGAACCACAATTTTTGTCAGGGCTGGCATGAATCCGAGCCACCGGGTTCGGCATTTCTCGATCTCTTATGGTTCCTGGGCCCGCTCCGGCTAGTCTACAAGATAGTAAGAGCGATTCGCGATATGTCGGATATGCAAATGGATCCAGGGTTTATCGCACGGCGAAACAAGATTGGAATTTCAGAGTTTCCTCGACAGGGACAAGAGCATACGGTTCAGTTAGTACGAACTCAGCCGCTGCACGGCGAGAAGGCTGCCAAGGAGTGCTATGCGAATCTTACCCGGCAAATGACGCATTATATATTTATTCAGAATCAATACATTCAGTATGCAGCTTGGGCGGCGCATCTGCGTACGTGTGTGCACAACCTACGCGAAGCAGGGTATACGAAACCGGTATACGTGTTTTTAGTTACCTCGACACCGGAAAGGGCAGGTATGGATGGACCTACGCATGAGGTTGCTGGAGGGATAGGGCAGATCAAAACGATGCCACGGTTACATCAAGAAGCTGTCAAAGTAGCTGAGCGTGGAGGCACAAGGCCCCCAGTATCGGAAGAAGAAATGATCGAATCTGGCATCAACGTAGTCATGAGTTCAATGTGGACTTGCTCGGCGGCTAGCGGAAAGTTATTGCCGAGTGATTATGAGGAAATATATATACATACGAAAGTGGCGATTGTCGACGATGCTGCATTTACCGCTGGTTCTACAAATCTGAACCTAAGGAGCATGGCGGTTGATAGCGAATTGAATTTGCTCAGCAATGCAGCTGTTGTGGCGTACGATCTGAGAATGAAGCTTTTCCAGCAATGCGCTGGAAAAGCTGGGCCGGGATGTTTTGGAGACATGTCTGCAGCGTATAATGCATGGAAGTCGCTGCGAGATGATAATCTGGCCAAGAAGAACAGGGGTGAGAATCTGGTCAGTCAACTAATGCCATTTTATGTTGACCGAAAATTTAGCTCATCATTGATTTAA
- a CDS encoding SEL1-like repeat protein: protein MKLSIRSVTCLGLALIGVTQIVNFSGKLTLGTMPSEMEEFRLSDPAPECDSWRRHMPKHRDSAAYRIYMKSRKIWRSKIEWQLTRDEAIQILSGVQTAADMGDWGARALMAKFYLQGLGVLDTNRVLEPDPVKAVAILRSAASLGQPWALYDLGVAHQYGYGGAHPSNKLAWAYYLKAATLGSPEAQMALASAYGDARKLKDKENMLLCAYRQRHGEAAHELAIYQVAITEDFNQAIRYFQDGTEYGNRASALALWRLYADGFWSYLGEDYKPAFDRLGIKADAERSRRYEDIAGALEINPDLKLTRLSEVLPLPPAKLPSWDDVTDALEPDTDAPPAY, encoded by the coding sequence ATGAAACTTTCAATTCGCTCAGTCACTTGCTTAGGTCTTGCCCTAATAGGTGTAACGCAAATCGTAAATTTCTCAGGGAAGCTTACTTTGGGCACCATGCCGTCCGAAATGGAAGAGTTCAGGCTTTCCGACCCGGCACCTGAATGTGATTCATGGCGACGTCATATGCCGAAGCACCGTGATTCTGCGGCGTATCGAATTTACATGAAGTCGAGGAAAATCTGGCGCAGCAAGATTGAGTGGCAGTTAACCCGAGACGAGGCCATACAGATACTAAGTGGTGTTCAAACCGCTGCCGACATGGGGGACTGGGGAGCGCGTGCGTTGATGGCAAAGTTCTATCTGCAAGGTCTCGGCGTACTTGACACAAATCGCGTTCTTGAGCCAGATCCGGTAAAGGCGGTTGCCATCCTGCGCAGTGCTGCATCATTAGGGCAACCGTGGGCGCTTTATGATTTAGGCGTGGCACATCAATATGGTTACGGCGGCGCTCACCCATCCAATAAGCTTGCGTGGGCATATTATTTGAAAGCCGCCACTCTCGGCAGTCCGGAAGCGCAGATGGCATTGGCAAGTGCGTACGGCGACGCACGGAAATTAAAAGACAAGGAAAATATGTTGCTGTGTGCGTATCGACAAAGGCACGGCGAGGCTGCTCACGAGTTGGCAATATATCAGGTAGCAATCACAGAGGACTTCAATCAGGCAATCCGATATTTCCAAGACGGTACCGAGTATGGAAATCGAGCCTCGGCATTGGCTTTGTGGCGACTATACGCTGACGGATTCTGGTCTTATCTGGGCGAGGACTACAAACCTGCGTTTGATCGATTGGGGATCAAGGCGGATGCAGAACGTAGCCGCCGATATGAAGATATTGCCGGGGCTCTTGAGATCAACCCGGATCTCAAACTCACGCGGCTCAGCGAGGTGCTGCCATTGCCACCTGCAAAACTTCCCTCATGGGATGACGTTACCGACGCGCTGGAGCCGGACACTGATGCTCCGCCTGCATATTGA
- a CDS encoding tetratricopeptide repeat protein, whose amino-acid sequence MGEIPRGISEFNILDTPPACAAWKQNMPKLRDPIAHEIYIKARKLWRSKAEWALTREEATQILNGVRDAAERGDWGARALLARFYLQGLGVLESNQVLAPIPEKAIEIVRTGAELQQPWALYDLGVAYQHGYGGVPQDGRIAWAYYAKAAERGSPEAQLALAEAYGASRQIEKQETMRMCAFTQRFGPAASLLGGNRRAVVGDFNAAILFFQNGVEFGDRDSALTLGRLFSEEFWPHMGIKTKPELEVLGIQVDRERSDRYHEIAQALEINPI is encoded by the coding sequence GTGGGCGAAATTCCTAGAGGAATCAGTGAATTTAATATTTTGGATACTCCGCCGGCTTGCGCAGCTTGGAAGCAGAACATGCCTAAATTACGCGACCCAATCGCTCACGAAATATATATAAAAGCGCGTAAACTTTGGCGTAGTAAGGCGGAATGGGCGCTTACTCGCGAAGAGGCTACTCAGATATTAAATGGTGTTCGCGACGCTGCCGAGCGGGGAGACTGGGGAGCGCGCGCCCTCTTGGCGCGGTTTTATCTGCAGGGGTTAGGCGTGCTTGAGTCGAATCAAGTATTGGCACCGATTCCGGAAAAGGCGATCGAGATAGTTCGTACAGGAGCTGAATTGCAGCAGCCGTGGGCTTTGTACGATCTAGGCGTCGCCTATCAGCATGGTTATGGTGGAGTCCCACAAGATGGGCGTATAGCATGGGCCTACTATGCCAAAGCTGCAGAACGCGGAAGTCCCGAGGCGCAATTGGCTTTGGCAGAAGCATATGGAGCTTCTAGACAGATCGAAAAGCAGGAGACAATGCGTATGTGTGCCTTCACCCAGCGATTTGGCCCGGCCGCATCGCTGCTTGGAGGAAATCGTCGCGCAGTAGTCGGCGATTTCAATGCTGCCATACTATTCTTCCAGAATGGCGTTGAATTTGGGGACAGGGATTCAGCATTGACTCTTGGTCGGCTTTTCTCCGAAGAATTCTGGCCTCACATGGGTATTAAAACCAAACCTGAGCTTGAAGTCCTAGGTATCCAAGTGGACCGCGAGCGAAGTGATAGATATCACGAGATTGCTCAAGCCCTAGAAATAAACCCGATCTAA
- a CDS encoding tetratricopeptide repeat protein: protein MEARKLWRSKIGWQLSHGELTTVLNDVRTAAEMGDWGARALMVRFYLRGLGVLDSNRVLAPAPEKAISILQSAATLGQPWAIYDLGIAHQYGYGGVHQSDILAWAHFLKAAELGSPEAQMVLASAYGEAREFVKEEKMLECAYRQRHGDAAYALATYQRAVAGDYLKAIQLFQAGTEYGHRDSATALAILYADGYWSYMGEKYRPAFEQLGIKADAERSCRYEEIAAALEINPDLKLTRLNEVLPLPPAKLPPWNGVADALEPEREGPPTY, encoded by the coding sequence ATGGAAGCCCGAAAGCTATGGCGTAGCAAGATTGGATGGCAATTGTCCCATGGCGAACTAACAACAGTACTAAACGACGTACGGACTGCCGCCGAAATGGGGGATTGGGGAGCGCGGGCGTTGATGGTGAGGTTTTACTTGCGAGGGCTTGGAGTGCTCGACAGCAACCGCGTTCTCGCCCCCGCTCCCGAAAAGGCGATATCAATCCTGCAGAGCGCTGCAACACTGGGACAGCCATGGGCAATATATGATCTCGGCATCGCGCACCAATATGGGTATGGAGGTGTGCACCAATCTGACATTTTGGCTTGGGCGCATTTTTTGAAAGCTGCCGAGCTAGGAAGCCCCGAGGCGCAAATGGTACTAGCAAGCGCCTATGGTGAGGCTAGAGAGTTCGTGAAAGAAGAAAAAATGTTGGAATGCGCGTATCGACAACGGCACGGCGATGCTGCCTATGCACTCGCTACATATCAAAGGGCCGTTGCAGGAGACTACTTGAAAGCAATTCAATTATTTCAGGCTGGCACGGAATATGGTCATCGGGATTCGGCTACAGCATTAGCTATATTGTACGCTGACGGCTACTGGTCATATATGGGCGAGAAATACAGGCCCGCATTTGAGCAGTTAGGTATCAAGGCGGATGCCGAGCGTAGTTGTCGGTACGAGGAAATCGCCGCAGCTCTCGAGATTAATCCCGACCTCAAGCTTACCCGATTGAATGAGGTGCTGCCACTGCCTCCGGCGAAGCTCCCTCCCTGGAACGGCGTTGCCGACGCGCTGGAGCCGGAAAGAGAAGGGCCGCCGACCTATTGA
- a CDS encoding type VI secretion system Vgr family protein — MNKDLLDVGLAALSVFGPGAQRDRLLRMNFPHEDGPANSTMLVNAVKMHEELSRDFRIEAEVLADDAGIPLKSMMGRMVTITLVREDGSLRYMNGYVATFAFVRADGGFAYYRMVLEPWLAFARLRKDNVSFHHRSVVELTETTFAHYRQHDWTTRLSLDYRGKKLTCANQHNETDYNHLHRRWEDAGLYYWYEHRADGHTLILADDSMQARAIDAIRLDGTDGQIHFRGSAGSDEADGLREWQPVRNLGSGTTTLASFNYKSPRAVRVTGYSLNEQGDVAGHELYENAGAYGFADAQDGEAFAQRRMEERDRTTQSFEAGGNDRVAQPGRTFKLAGHFSAAARSPAHGEERKPGKGERDYLIVSVTHTATNNYPAGPHGKSEYSNTLTCIRRDIRWRPGRGHNSEPCANPGVQTAIVVGPPGEVVHTDELGRVKVQFHWDRLGQFDQGSSP, encoded by the coding sequence ATGAACAAGGATTTACTCGACGTCGGATTGGCCGCGTTGTCGGTGTTCGGTCCAGGAGCACAGCGGGACCGGCTACTGCGGATGAACTTCCCGCATGAGGATGGCCCGGCGAACTCCACAATGCTCGTCAACGCTGTAAAAATGCACGAGGAACTGTCACGAGACTTCCGGATCGAGGCCGAGGTCCTGGCCGATGACGCAGGCATACCGTTGAAGAGCATGATGGGGCGGATGGTGACCATCACGCTCGTCCGGGAAGACGGTAGCCTGCGTTACATGAACGGGTATGTCGCTACGTTCGCATTCGTCCGCGCGGACGGCGGTTTTGCATATTACCGGATGGTGCTGGAGCCATGGCTGGCCTTCGCACGGCTACGCAAGGATAACGTCTCGTTCCATCACCGAAGCGTTGTGGAACTGACCGAGACAACTTTCGCGCATTATCGTCAACACGACTGGACAACGCGTCTGAGCCTCGATTACCGAGGCAAGAAACTGACTTGCGCAAATCAGCATAATGAAACCGACTACAACCACCTGCATCGCCGTTGGGAGGACGCTGGGCTGTATTACTGGTACGAGCACAGGGCGGATGGTCACACCCTGATTCTCGCGGACGATTCGATGCAAGCCCGGGCGATCGATGCGATACGCCTCGACGGTACGGATGGACAGATTCACTTTCGCGGCAGTGCCGGCTCCGATGAGGCGGATGGCCTTCGCGAATGGCAGCCGGTCCGAAACCTGGGCTCGGGTACGACGACGCTGGCCAGCTTTAATTACAAAAGTCCGCGCGCCGTACGGGTCACCGGCTATTCATTGAACGAGCAGGGTGATGTGGCTGGTCACGAACTGTATGAGAACGCCGGTGCGTATGGTTTTGCGGATGCACAGGACGGTGAGGCGTTTGCGCAGCGTCGGATGGAGGAGCGCGACCGCACGACGCAGAGTTTCGAAGCTGGTGGGAACGATCGTGTCGCACAGCCAGGCCGGACATTCAAGCTTGCAGGGCACTTCAGCGCGGCAGCAAGGTCGCCTGCCCACGGCGAAGAGCGCAAGCCTGGCAAAGGCGAGCGAGACTATTTGATTGTGTCCGTGACGCATACGGCAACCAATAATTATCCCGCCGGCCCGCACGGCAAATCGGAGTACAGCAATACGCTGACTTGTATCCGCCGCGATATCCGTTGGCGACCTGGCCGTGGACATAACAGCGAACCATGTGCCAATCCGGGCGTGCAAACCGCTATCGTCGTCGGCCCCCCGGGAGAAGTCGTCCACACGGACGAGCTTGGCCGCGTGAAAGTGCAGTTCCACTGGGACCGGCTGGGGCAATTCGACCAGGGCAGCTCACCGTGA